From the Chitinophaga lutea genome, one window contains:
- a CDS encoding aldose epimerase family protein, with protein sequence MTIVTGSLMAGAGCNNPGPQKDASADSVKTTPVQVQPYGEVDGKPVSQYTLANQHGMVVKLINYGGIITDIITPDKEGKPGNVVLSYDSLAGYRQKGNPYFGTLVGRYANRIAKATFKIDSAEYKLAANNNGNSLHGGLKGFDKALWQVTPLPGDSSLLLEYTSPDGEEGYPGTLQAKVIYTLTADNALKIEYVATTDKPTPINLTQHTYFNLSAGKEPTILNHVLQLDAPSFTPVDAQLIPTGKIEPVKGTPMDFTTAKPVGQDIANVTGGYDHNYVFDKAEMKVRGSLYDPSTGRVMTFSTSEPGVQFYTGNFLDGKLQHTRNGAVYGKNAGLCLEAQHFPDSPNQPAFPNVILKPGEKYTQTTIYQFGVK encoded by the coding sequence ATGACAATCGTTACAGGCAGCCTGATGGCAGGCGCCGGCTGTAATAACCCGGGCCCACAGAAAGACGCATCGGCAGATTCCGTTAAAACAACGCCCGTACAGGTGCAGCCTTACGGAGAAGTCGACGGTAAACCTGTTTCACAGTACACACTGGCCAACCAGCACGGCATGGTCGTTAAGTTGATCAATTACGGGGGGATTATCACGGACATCATCACGCCGGACAAAGAAGGCAAACCCGGCAACGTAGTGCTCAGTTATGATTCGCTGGCGGGTTACCGGCAAAAGGGCAATCCCTATTTCGGCACCCTGGTGGGCCGTTATGCCAACCGCATCGCCAAAGCGACGTTCAAAATCGATTCGGCGGAATACAAACTGGCCGCCAACAACAACGGCAACTCCCTGCACGGAGGCCTCAAAGGTTTCGATAAAGCCCTCTGGCAGGTAACGCCTCTGCCCGGCGACAGCAGCCTGCTGCTGGAATATACCAGTCCCGACGGTGAAGAAGGCTACCCCGGCACCCTCCAGGCCAAAGTGATCTATACCCTCACGGCCGACAACGCCCTGAAAATAGAATACGTGGCCACCACGGATAAACCCACGCCCATCAACCTCACCCAGCATACCTACTTCAACCTGTCTGCCGGCAAAGAGCCGACCATCCTCAACCATGTGCTGCAGCTGGATGCGCCGAGCTTCACGCCGGTGGATGCACAGCTGATCCCCACCGGGAAAATCGAACCGGTGAAAGGCACGCCGATGGACTTTACCACGGCCAAACCCGTAGGGCAGGATATCGCGAATGTGACCGGCGGGTATGACCACAACTATGTGTTCGATAAAGCGGAGATGAAGGTGCGTGGCTCGCTCTACGACCCGTCTACCGGCCGTGTGATGACCTTTTCCACTTCCGAGCCGGGCGTGCAGTTCTATACCGGTAATTTCCTCGACGGCAAGCTGCAGCACACCCGCAACGGCGCCGTGTACGGAAAAAACGCCGGGCTTTGCCTCGAAGCGCAGCATTTTCCCGATTCTCCCAACCAGCCCGCGTTCCCGAACGTGATCCTGAAACCGGGTGAGAAGTATACACAAACCACGATTTATCAATTTGGCGTAAAATAA
- a CDS encoding RNA polymerase sigma factor has protein sequence MPQNDLSAAADQSAWEDFIKGDRQAFARLYREHIHQLIAYGMRISGEQHVVKDAIQDLFVELWKGRSNLASVRSVKGYLLKALRYKLLRNHKVRTRYYSDVPDQADPQNAETTMLERETATSRHEQVRLAINRLPPRQQEVINLRFFHACTTEEAAEIMSVNYQSATNLLHRAIIHLRQHLDAGLFSLIFLFF, from the coding sequence ATGCCTCAGAATGATCTGTCAGCCGCAGCCGACCAATCGGCCTGGGAGGACTTTATAAAAGGCGACCGGCAGGCCTTTGCGCGCTTGTACCGGGAGCATATACACCAGCTGATTGCCTATGGGATGCGTATCAGCGGTGAACAACATGTGGTGAAAGACGCCATCCAGGATCTGTTTGTAGAACTATGGAAAGGGCGGTCGAACCTCGCTTCCGTACGCTCCGTAAAAGGTTACCTGCTGAAAGCGCTCCGTTACAAACTGCTTCGCAACCACAAGGTGCGTACCCGTTATTATTCCGATGTGCCCGACCAGGCTGATCCGCAGAACGCGGAAACCACCATGCTGGAAAGGGAAACGGCTACCAGCCGGCATGAACAGGTGCGCCTGGCCATCAACCGCCTGCCGCCGCGCCAGCAGGAGGTGATCAACCTCCGTTTTTTCCATGCCTGCACAACCGAAGAAGCGGCCGAAATCATGTCGGTCAACTACCAGTCGGCCACCAATCTCCTGCACCGGGCCATCATACACCTGCGCCAACACCTCGATGCTGGGCTTTTTTCTCTCATTTTTCTCTTTTTTTAA
- a CDS encoding NADP-dependent oxidoreductase, with the protein MKVKQITFAARPSGLPDVSVFRFDEVELPPLQEGDVHLKGLYYSVDPYMRGRMNDVKSYSPPFRLEQPMEGGVVAEVVESKDSRFRPGDTVLGPYLPWAQEFVIGGDKFQKIDTSLAPPSYFLGILGMPGLTAYFGLLDIGKPKAGETLVVSGAAGAVGLVVGQLGKQLGCRVVGIAGTDDKIRMLKEEYGFDEAVNYHTPDLAAEIGKACPDGIDIYFDNVGGKVTDAVFKHLNFFARIPLCGQISSYNATSEPVGPRIQPVMLTLSILMQGFIVRNYGARFAEGIQYLAPLVKSGKLKFTETVVEGFEKLPDALLGLFAGKNTGKMIVKA; encoded by the coding sequence ATGAAAGTGAAGCAAATTACGTTCGCGGCACGCCCGTCCGGGCTGCCCGATGTATCGGTGTTCAGGTTCGACGAAGTGGAGCTGCCTCCGCTGCAGGAAGGGGATGTGCACCTGAAAGGGCTGTATTATTCGGTAGATCCTTATATGCGTGGCCGTATGAACGACGTGAAGTCGTATTCTCCGCCGTTCCGGCTGGAGCAGCCGATGGAAGGCGGCGTGGTGGCGGAAGTGGTGGAGAGCAAAGACAGCCGCTTCCGGCCCGGCGATACGGTGCTCGGCCCCTACCTGCCCTGGGCGCAGGAGTTTGTGATCGGCGGTGACAAATTCCAGAAAATAGATACGAGCCTCGCTCCGCCGAGCTATTTCCTCGGCATCCTGGGCATGCCCGGCTTAACGGCTTACTTCGGGCTGCTCGACATCGGCAAACCCAAAGCCGGCGAAACTCTCGTGGTATCGGGCGCCGCCGGAGCGGTGGGCCTGGTAGTGGGGCAACTGGGCAAACAACTGGGCTGCCGCGTGGTGGGCATTGCCGGCACAGACGATAAGATCAGGATGCTGAAGGAGGAATACGGGTTTGATGAGGCGGTGAACTACCACACGCCCGACCTCGCCGCCGAAATCGGGAAAGCCTGTCCCGACGGGATCGATATCTATTTCGATAACGTAGGTGGTAAAGTGACCGATGCCGTGTTCAAACATCTCAACTTCTTCGCCCGCATCCCGCTTTGCGGGCAGATCTCCTCGTACAACGCCACATCGGAACCGGTGGGCCCGCGTATACAGCCGGTAATGCTGACGCTCAGCATTCTCATGCAGGGTTTCATTGTACGTAATTATGGCGCCCGTTTCGCAGAAGGCATTCAATACCTCGCCCCGCTGGTAAAATCAGGCAAGCTGAAGTTTACGGAAACGGTGGTGGAGGGTTTTGAAAAACTGCCAGACGCCCTGCTTGGACTGTTTGCCGGGAAAAATACGGGGAAGATGATCGTGAAGGCGTGA
- a CDS encoding DUF885 family protein: protein MTRIFRGIATLLMLSFTASAQTTDLYLQSSEVNNLMVHYSADLGTLSRFYAIRNTPERRERMERLQQAYLQKLAALDFGKLPVGAKVDYVLFKRNLDAELYRLREEKDEYAQVEKWFPFAAKIYDIERLRRRGTAPDAEKTAATLNSIAKELQQQKANLQKENGLPLPLSRRAAGVAKGLQASLKSAFDFYTGYDPLFNWWVPAPYKQLDSLLNDYAAQFTGKGKSAVSQQDDGSGIIGNPIGREEIIRQLQQEMIPYTPEELIDIANREFAWCDAEMLKASREMGFGDNWKAAQEKVKNTYVPPARQPQAMMKLYNESVAFLKQHNLITLPELAEETWRMSMMSPERQRVAPFFLGGEEFIIAYPTNTMSHDDKMMSMRGNNPHFSRATVHHELLAGHALQQFMNDRYRAYRNFGTPFWTEGWALYWERLLWDLKFPNSPEDRIGMLFWRMHRCARIIFSLSYHTGKWTPQQCIDFLVDRVNHERANAEGEVRRSFTGGYGPLYQVAYMIGGLQFEALKKELVDSGKMSYRQFHDAILHENAMPVEMVRAILLNQPPGKDFTSKWRFYKL from the coding sequence ATGACCAGAATCTTCCGCGGCATCGCCACCCTGCTGATGCTCAGTTTCACCGCCAGCGCGCAAACAACGGACCTTTACCTGCAATCCAGCGAAGTCAATAACCTCATGGTGCATTACAGTGCCGACCTGGGCACCCTGAGCCGCTTTTATGCCATCCGCAACACGCCCGAGCGCCGGGAAAGAATGGAGCGGCTCCAGCAGGCATACCTGCAGAAGCTGGCCGCGCTCGATTTCGGCAAACTCCCCGTCGGCGCAAAGGTGGATTACGTGTTGTTCAAACGAAATCTCGACGCGGAGCTGTACCGGCTGCGGGAAGAAAAGGATGAATATGCGCAGGTGGAAAAATGGTTCCCCTTCGCCGCGAAAATCTACGATATCGAAAGGCTCCGCCGCCGCGGAACGGCGCCTGATGCGGAAAAGACGGCAGCCACGCTCAACAGCATAGCCAAAGAGCTGCAGCAGCAGAAAGCCAACCTGCAGAAAGAAAACGGCCTCCCCCTGCCGCTCAGCCGCAGGGCAGCCGGCGTAGCGAAGGGGCTGCAGGCCTCACTCAAAAGCGCATTTGATTTTTATACAGGCTACGACCCGCTCTTTAACTGGTGGGTGCCCGCGCCTTACAAGCAGCTCGACAGCCTGCTGAACGACTATGCCGCCCAGTTTACCGGAAAGGGAAAAAGCGCGGTATCGCAACAGGACGACGGCAGCGGCATCATCGGCAACCCCATCGGCCGCGAGGAGATCATCCGGCAATTGCAGCAGGAAATGATTCCTTATACGCCGGAAGAACTGATCGATATCGCCAACAGGGAATTTGCCTGGTGCGACGCGGAAATGCTCAAGGCCTCGCGGGAAATGGGTTTCGGGGATAACTGGAAGGCCGCGCAGGAAAAGGTGAAAAACACCTATGTGCCGCCCGCCCGGCAGCCGCAGGCCATGATGAAACTCTACAACGAATCGGTGGCTTTCCTCAAACAGCATAACCTCATCACCCTGCCGGAGCTGGCGGAAGAAACCTGGCGCATGAGCATGATGTCGCCGGAACGCCAGCGGGTGGCGCCATTCTTTTTGGGCGGGGAGGAGTTCATCATCGCCTATCCCACCAACACCATGAGCCACGACGATAAAATGATGAGCATGCGCGGCAACAACCCGCATTTTTCCCGCGCCACCGTGCACCACGAGCTGCTGGCCGGCCATGCCCTCCAGCAATTCATGAACGACCGCTACAGGGCTTACCGCAATTTCGGCACGCCGTTCTGGACGGAGGGATGGGCGCTTTACTGGGAACGCCTGCTCTGGGACCTCAAATTCCCTAATTCGCCGGAAGACCGCATCGGGATGCTGTTCTGGCGCATGCACCGCTGCGCCCGCATCATCTTTTCCCTCAGTTACCATACCGGCAAATGGACGCCGCAGCAATGCATCGATTTCCTGGTAGACCGGGTGAACCACGAACGCGCCAACGCGGAAGGGGAAGTGCGCCGCTCCTTCACCGGCGGCTACGGGCCGCTGTACCAGGTCGCGTACATGATCGGTGGGTTGCAGTTTGAAGCGCTCAAGAAAGAACTGGTAGACAGCGGCAAGATGAGCTACCGCCAGTTCCACGACGCCATCCTCCACGAAAACGCCATGCCCGTGGAAATGGTGCGCGCCATTCTGCTGAACCAGCCGCCGGGTAAGGATTTTACTTCCAAATGGCGGTTCTACAAGCTATAG
- a CDS encoding NUDIX hydrolase translates to MKINHYAGKNRMLLAVDCIIFGFDGTELKLLLIKRGFEPEKGRWSLMGGIVQPSENLENAAARILKELTGLEDVYMEQLHVFGEVHRDPVERTVSVAYSSLIDINQYKKQLNNDYHPEWFPLKKIPSLIFDHREMVELAKQKLRYKAAFHPIVFEMLPEKFTLPQLQSLYEGIYGSLLDKRNFSRKVLSTGLLIKQKDKEKLSSKRGAYYYKLDKRKYQTKFNAFLNFIPNPNNVN, encoded by the coding sequence TTGAAAATCAATCACTACGCAGGCAAAAACAGGATGTTGCTCGCGGTAGACTGCATCATATTCGGATTCGATGGCACGGAGCTGAAACTATTGCTCATCAAAAGGGGATTTGAACCGGAAAAGGGCCGCTGGAGCCTGATGGGCGGTATCGTGCAGCCTTCGGAGAACCTGGAGAACGCGGCAGCCAGGATCCTGAAGGAATTAACGGGCCTGGAGGACGTGTATATGGAACAGCTGCATGTGTTCGGCGAAGTACACCGCGACCCTGTGGAAAGAACGGTGTCTGTCGCGTATTCCAGCCTGATCGACATCAACCAGTACAAAAAGCAGCTGAACAACGACTATCACCCGGAATGGTTCCCGCTGAAAAAAATACCCTCCCTCATATTCGACCACCGCGAAATGGTGGAGCTGGCCAAACAGAAGCTGCGCTACAAAGCCGCCTTCCACCCCATCGTGTTCGAGATGCTGCCGGAAAAATTCACCCTCCCGCAGCTGCAAAGCCTGTACGAGGGCATCTACGGTTCGCTGCTCGACAAACGGAATTTTTCGCGGAAGGTATTGTCAACCGGCCTGCTCATCAAGCAGAAAGACAAGGAAAAACTCAGCTCCAAACGCGGCGCTTATTATTACAAACTCGACAAAAGGAAATACCAGACGAAGTTCAACGCCTTCCTCAATTTCATTCCCAATCCTAATAATGTAAATTAA
- a CDS encoding S9 family peptidase produces the protein MMRKVWALLLLAPLAAAAQQTPFWPDKDEVLKRFGSSRALEQNSQNKIYKTGVNAHWSADGRTFWYCNEGKGGAKEYILADAASGTKRPAFDAQQLAGALGKATGDTYDGRRLVIPAMTFSADGKEVRFETDGKYWRCNLHDYTLQRADSLPKPPPPRRNYRPGRWESFETRRRSPDNQWVALIDKGNIYLRHTGRGDTLQYTTDGTPAKPYGSLAWSPDSKYLVCYRVTPVADSSVYYILTSMGGTRGQLRSQLYKQPGDPFTTYEMHLLTVGKPGAVKVNTEIIDFFDAPRLHWRKDARYFMYEKVDRGHQRFRIIEVDAQTAATRTVVDERSNTFIQEARIFTKYLPDTDEILWTSEKDGWRHLYLVDALTGRVKNPVTAGEWVVRDIDSVDVQKREVWFRANGMHAGEDPYHIHHYRIGFNGKKLVQLTPEKGHHFVTYSPDKKYYIDTYSQIGVPHVTELRSTATGRKIMELERADVTEYFATGIAPVESFTAKGRDGKTDIWGIVCRPSNFDTSKKYPIIENIYAGPHDAFVPKSFTGNFRDMQYLAELGFIVVQIDGMGTANRSKAFHDVCWKNIADAGFPDRILWMKALAKKYPYVDTGRVGLYGTSAGGQNALGGLLFHPEFYKAAVSACGCHDNRIDKQWWNEQWMGYPVGPHYDAQSNITHAHKLQGKLLLIVGEADTNVPPESTYRVVDALIRARKDFDFLAVPGMGHSDGGPYGRMKRYQFFVKHLLGVEAPLGGQ, from the coding sequence ATGATGCGAAAAGTTTGGGCGCTGCTGCTGCTGGCGCCTTTGGCGGCAGCGGCCCAGCAAACGCCCTTCTGGCCGGATAAAGACGAAGTGCTCAAACGCTTCGGCAGCTCCAGGGCGCTGGAGCAGAACTCCCAGAACAAGATTTACAAAACCGGCGTGAACGCCCACTGGTCGGCCGATGGCCGTACCTTCTGGTATTGTAACGAAGGGAAGGGAGGCGCGAAGGAATATATCCTGGCCGATGCCGCATCCGGCACCAAACGCCCTGCCTTCGATGCGCAGCAACTGGCCGGAGCGCTCGGCAAGGCTACCGGCGACACGTACGACGGCCGGCGGCTGGTGATCCCCGCAATGACGTTCAGCGCAGACGGCAAAGAAGTGCGTTTTGAAACGGACGGCAAATACTGGCGCTGCAACCTGCACGACTACACGCTGCAGCGGGCGGACAGTCTGCCGAAGCCACCTCCGCCACGCCGCAATTACCGGCCGGGGCGCTGGGAAAGTTTCGAGACACGCCGCCGCTCGCCCGATAACCAGTGGGTGGCGCTGATCGACAAAGGCAATATCTACCTGCGGCACACCGGCCGCGGCGATACGCTGCAATATACCACCGACGGCACTCCCGCAAAACCTTACGGCTCGCTGGCCTGGTCGCCGGACAGTAAATACCTCGTTTGTTACCGCGTTACGCCGGTGGCGGACTCTTCGGTGTACTACATCCTCACCAGCATGGGCGGCACACGCGGGCAGCTGCGGTCGCAGCTCTACAAACAGCCCGGTGATCCGTTCACGACCTACGAAATGCACCTGCTGACCGTGGGGAAACCCGGCGCGGTAAAGGTCAATACGGAGATCATCGACTTCTTCGACGCGCCCCGCCTTCACTGGCGGAAAGACGCCCGTTATTTCATGTACGAAAAGGTGGACCGCGGCCATCAGCGTTTCCGCATCATCGAAGTGGACGCACAAACGGCTGCTACGCGCACTGTTGTGGACGAACGAAGCAATACCTTCATCCAGGAAGCGCGCATTTTTACGAAGTACCTTCCTGATACCGATGAGATCCTCTGGACGTCCGAGAAAGACGGATGGCGGCACCTCTACCTGGTGGATGCATTGACCGGGCGTGTTAAAAACCCGGTGACGGCAGGAGAATGGGTGGTGCGGGACATCGACAGCGTGGACGTACAGAAGCGGGAGGTCTGGTTCCGTGCGAACGGGATGCATGCAGGAGAAGACCCGTATCACATCCATCATTACCGTATCGGTTTTAACGGTAAGAAACTCGTGCAGCTGACGCCTGAAAAAGGCCATCATTTTGTGACTTACAGCCCGGATAAGAAATATTATATCGATACCTATTCGCAGATCGGCGTACCGCATGTTACGGAACTGCGCAGTACCGCTACGGGCAGGAAAATCATGGAACTGGAGCGGGCCGACGTTACGGAGTATTTCGCCACCGGCATCGCACCCGTGGAGAGTTTCACCGCCAAAGGCCGCGACGGTAAAACGGATATCTGGGGCATCGTATGCCGCCCCTCCAATTTTGATACCTCGAAAAAGTATCCCATCATCGAAAACATCTACGCCGGCCCCCACGATGCTTTTGTGCCCAAATCGTTCACCGGTAATTTCAGGGACATGCAGTACCTGGCGGAACTGGGATTCATTGTGGTGCAGATAGACGGCATGGGCACGGCCAACCGTTCCAAGGCTTTTCACGACGTGTGCTGGAAAAACATCGCGGATGCCGGTTTTCCCGATCGCATCTTATGGATGAAAGCGCTGGCCAAAAAATATCCTTACGTAGACACCGGCAGGGTAGGGCTCTACGGCACTTCGGCCGGCGGCCAGAACGCGCTCGGCGGCCTGCTGTTCCACCCGGAGTTTTACAAAGCGGCCGTGTCGGCCTGCGGCTGTCACGATAACCGCATCGACAAACAGTGGTGGAACGAACAGTGGATGGGCTACCCCGTAGGCCCGCACTACGATGCGCAATCCAACATCACGCATGCGCATAAACTGCAGGGCAAACTGCTGTTGATCGTGGGCGAGGCCGATACCAACGTACCGCCCGAATCCACCTACCGGGTGGTGGATGCATTGATCCGCGCGCGGAAAGACTTCGATTTTCTCGCCGTTCCCGGCATGGGCCACAGCGATGGCGGGCCGTACGGGCGGATGAAGCGATACCAGTTTTTTGTGAAACATCTGCTCGGCGTGGAAGCGCCGCTGGGCGGACAATAA
- a CDS encoding FecR family protein: MSYSHEELEALLQNDEFIRWATSRETVENAYWESWVKQQPDRQALVEFIRSLHAAEQVHPGHRELADEVWHAVQLQMEAPVRRISWRKYAAAAAVAIILGAAGLWYGLSGNRGGEGGLVVQKVNSVNITAKNNGKAPKTVYLTDGTRITLGQNSTLAYSNLLHGDKREVHLEGEAFFEVTKDAQRPFLVYSGGIVTKVLGTSFRVTGHDKITVAVKSGKVAVSRQQRDVDEEFILLPNEQVVFNRKANTLNKTVVVDAMLLQNPVTSHVTLNFDEAPVTQVLDSLAAMYTVDIQYDRNLLARCMVTVSLEQESLYDKLQIVCKVLGATFETHGNVIYVKAQGCN; this comes from the coding sequence ATGTCTTATTCGCACGAGGAACTGGAAGCATTGCTGCAGAACGATGAATTTATCCGCTGGGCGACGTCCCGGGAGACTGTGGAGAACGCCTATTGGGAAAGCTGGGTAAAACAGCAGCCGGACAGGCAGGCCCTGGTGGAATTCATCCGCAGCCTGCACGCGGCAGAGCAGGTGCACCCCGGCCACCGCGAACTGGCGGATGAGGTATGGCATGCGGTACAGCTGCAAATGGAAGCCCCCGTTCGCCGCATCAGCTGGCGCAAATATGCCGCTGCGGCCGCGGTGGCGATCATACTGGGGGCCGCCGGCCTCTGGTACGGATTATCGGGCAACAGGGGAGGCGAGGGCGGCCTGGTGGTGCAGAAGGTCAATTCCGTGAATATTACGGCTAAAAACAACGGAAAGGCCCCGAAAACCGTATATCTGACAGACGGTACCCGCATCACCCTCGGCCAAAACAGCACGCTGGCTTACAGCAACCTGCTGCACGGCGATAAAAGGGAGGTACACCTCGAAGGCGAGGCCTTTTTTGAAGTGACGAAAGACGCACAGCGGCCGTTCCTGGTGTACAGCGGCGGCATCGTGACCAAAGTGCTGGGCACCAGCTTCCGGGTAACTGGGCATGATAAGATCACGGTAGCGGTTAAATCCGGGAAAGTGGCCGTGTCGAGGCAGCAGCGGGATGTGGACGAAGAATTTATCCTCCTGCCCAACGAACAGGTGGTGTTTAACAGGAAAGCAAACACGCTCAATAAAACGGTGGTGGTGGACGCGATGCTGCTCCAGAACCCCGTAACAAGCCATGTAACGCTGAATTTCGATGAAGCCCCGGTAACGCAGGTGCTCGATTCACTGGCGGCTATGTATACAGTAGACATTCAATACGACCGCAACCTGCTCGCCAGATGTATGGTGACCGTATCGCTGGAGCAGGAATCTTTATACGACAAACTGCAGATCGTCTGCAAAGTGCTGGGGGCAACGTTCGAGACGCACGGGAATGTAATTTATGTAAAAGCGCAGGGCTGCAACTGA
- a CDS encoding Gfo/Idh/MocA family protein produces MSSNRRNFLRQLAVGSGALAVGLPSFASTPAVPSDEELKVALEQSQKSQRFNMSGYAAPKIDKVRIGFIGQGMRGPGAVQRMSFIDGVEIVALCDLLPERATKSNKIVAKAGRPAAKEYSGENGWKQMIDNEKLDLVYITTPWHLHTPMALYAMEHGCHAASEVPVALTLEDCWKLVETSERTKKHCMMLENCCYDFFEMLTLNMSRQGLFGELVHAEGAYIHDLRDLNFSKTGYQNMWRLRANAKHNANLYPTHGLGPIAQCMNINRGDKMDYLVTMASNDFMMGAMAKEKAAADPFYNEFVGKPYRGNMSTTTIKTNKGKTLMIQHDVTSPRPYSRIHLVSGTKGVASKWPSPERIAFGHSWIKEEELKKLYEQYTPEIIKHIGELAKQVGGHGGMDFMMDWRLIDCLRNGLPLDQDVYDAAAWSCIVPLSEKSIQKRSNSIDIPDFTRGAWKTNAPVELTLKGGGNTGVIGVEKKGESKQLNVH; encoded by the coding sequence ATGAGTTCAAATAGAAGAAACTTCCTACGCCAGCTGGCCGTAGGCTCAGGCGCCCTTGCTGTGGGCCTGCCCTCTTTTGCTTCCACGCCCGCGGTTCCGTCCGATGAAGAACTGAAAGTGGCCCTGGAACAATCGCAGAAATCGCAACGCTTCAACATGAGCGGTTACGCAGCCCCGAAAATCGACAAGGTCCGTATCGGCTTTATCGGTCAGGGTATGCGCGGCCCCGGTGCGGTGCAGCGCATGTCGTTTATCGACGGCGTGGAGATCGTAGCCCTCTGCGACCTGCTGCCCGAGCGCGCCACCAAATCCAACAAGATCGTGGCGAAAGCGGGAAGGCCTGCGGCGAAAGAATATTCCGGCGAAAACGGCTGGAAGCAGATGATCGACAACGAAAAGCTCGACCTGGTATATATCACTACGCCCTGGCACCTGCATACGCCGATGGCGCTGTACGCCATGGAGCACGGCTGCCACGCCGCATCCGAAGTGCCGGTGGCCCTCACGCTGGAAGACTGCTGGAAACTGGTGGAAACGTCGGAAAGGACCAAAAAGCATTGTATGATGCTGGAGAACTGCTGCTACGATTTCTTTGAAATGCTGACCCTCAACATGTCGCGCCAGGGCCTGTTCGGAGAACTGGTGCATGCGGAAGGCGCATACATCCACGATCTGCGCGACCTCAACTTCTCCAAAACCGGTTACCAGAACATGTGGCGCCTGCGCGCAAACGCCAAGCACAACGCGAACCTGTACCCGACCCACGGTCTGGGCCCCATCGCACAGTGCATGAACATCAACCGCGGCGATAAAATGGATTACCTCGTGACCATGGCCAGCAACGATTTCATGATGGGCGCCATGGCGAAAGAAAAAGCGGCTGCGGATCCTTTCTACAACGAGTTTGTAGGCAAACCGTACCGTGGCAACATGAGCACCACCACCATCAAAACGAACAAGGGCAAAACCCTCATGATACAGCACGACGTAACCTCGCCGCGCCCGTATTCCCGTATCCACCTCGTGAGCGGCACCAAAGGCGTGGCTTCCAAATGGCCCAGCCCCGAGCGTATCGCTTTCGGTCACTCGTGGATCAAGGAAGAAGAACTGAAAAAACTCTACGAACAATACACGCCCGAGATCATCAAACATATCGGCGAACTGGCCAAACAGGTGGGCGGCCACGGCGGTATGGACTTTATGATGGACTGGCGCCTGATCGACTGCCTCCGCAACGGATTGCCGCTCGACCAGGACGTATACGACGCTGCCGCATGGAGCTGCATCGTACCGCTGAGCGAAAAATCGATCCAGAAACGCTCCAACAGCATCGATATTCCGGATTTCACCCGCGGCGCATGGAAAACCAACGCCCCGGTTGAACTGACGCTGAAAGGCGGCGGCAACACCGGTGTGATCGGCGTGGAGAAAAAAGGAGAGTCCAAGCAGCTCAACGTTCACTAG
- the pepE gene encoding dipeptidase PepE, giving the protein MRKIVLASTSTLFGQEYLAYLKPVMQQLFTGIKEIVFIPYARPGGISHDEYTGRAAEAFGAIGIGVKGLHTFEDPAQALLHAEGFFTGGGNTFLLVKQLHELGLMEALNAEVEKGKPYLGTSAGSNIGGVNMQTTNDMPIVYPPSFQTMGLVPFNLNPHYLDPVPGTQHMGETRETRIREFHTQSNIPVVGLREGGWIAVNGTEITLQGGLSARIFKAGHAPYELESGGNLALL; this is encoded by the coding sequence ATGAGAAAGATTGTTTTAGCCAGTACCTCCACCTTGTTCGGCCAGGAATACCTCGCTTACCTGAAACCGGTGATGCAACAGCTGTTCACCGGCATCAAAGAGATCGTTTTCATTCCATACGCCCGCCCCGGCGGCATCTCGCACGACGAGTACACCGGCCGCGCCGCGGAAGCGTTTGGCGCCATCGGCATCGGCGTGAAAGGATTGCACACTTTTGAAGACCCCGCCCAGGCGCTGCTTCATGCGGAAGGATTTTTCACGGGCGGCGGCAACACCTTCCTGCTCGTCAAACAACTGCACGAGCTGGGGCTGATGGAAGCGCTCAACGCGGAAGTGGAAAAAGGCAAACCTTATCTCGGCACCAGCGCGGGCAGCAATATCGGCGGCGTCAACATGCAAACCACCAACGACATGCCCATTGTGTACCCGCCCAGTTTCCAGACGATGGGCCTGGTACCGTTCAATCTCAACCCGCATTACCTCGATCCTGTGCCAGGTACCCAGCACATGGGCGAAACCCGGGAAACCCGCATCCGCGAGTTCCACACGCAAAGTAACATACCGGTAGTAGGGCTGCGCGAAGGCGGCTGGATAGCAGTGAACGGTACGGAGATCACCCTGCAGGGAGGCCTCAGCGCGCGTATCTTCAAAGCCGGCCATGCGCCGTACGAACTGGAAAGCGGCGGCAACCTGGCGCTCCTGTAG